The window AGCACACACGCAACATTTGCTCTCTCGTAGCAGTTTGTTTTTTTGGAAGgctttagaccacaaaatctCTTCGCGTGTTTTGCGCAGCGCAACACTTGAGTTGTCACTTCAAACCTCTTCAGCTTTCATTTTTTCCAAGTGATTTCTATAATTttggtataatttttttttaaaactatttttaaaacttttatttacgGATTTGATACAATTTTTTGTATAGTTTCCACAATTCTTTtaacttgatttttttaatttttttaccgtGTCTGCTAGTAATATTTTCAGTTGCAATACTGTGTAATTTTTTACCGGGTTAATTCTTTTACCGTGGctgttaataatttttttaatgtgtGTAATTTTTTAGGAACTTTGTAGATATCGTTTGCAATActttctaatttttttattttccttttttatgttttttaaaattagttttttttttctagaataaaaTTGATaacttttttacatttttttagattttttttttaaaatttcttatatttttgttttttcacATATTATTTGTAGTATTCTTTCAATGTTTGAAGCCTAGAATTATTAAAATTTCGGTGTTGAGAACTACTTTctgtttataaaattagtttatttaaatttcagtttactgCAGCAGTCTGTAGATGTTAAAAAACGAACATGCTTCTTATTATAGGGTGCAAACatttgttccacctcttctgctgcagaAGGTTGCAGATGGTCTGCAGACTTCATAAATTtttgcttcgaaaaaacaaatagcacctaatttacatgttggaaaaaataaaataattttgacTTCATATGAGTCAGTGTCAGAATTTTAAAACCCGATTTCGGTTTTTAACCAATTTTTTGTGAACCAAACCGGGACTTTTTCGTATAAGTAGATAAGTGCTAGCCAAACCGTTTTATTAAATTCGGTTCTGGTTCTGTTTCGGGTTCCGGTGGGTTCTAATGCTCATCCTTAATATTGAAGTTTTGAGTGTGGCAGAAAAGAAGATAAATGTTTGTATTtattttggttgaaaatttgtaaaaaacttgaatttttggtaaaaaaaatgaatatttttttaaaagtgataataattttttttttttgtaaaatgaaTAGTCTCTCTCCCCTACAAAGACGAGTTAAGCAGTGTGCTTGCCGAACTCAACTCATGCGGAGGGGATGCCGAGTCCACTCCAAGTACCCTTAATGAATTCACAAACATCAACGAAGACATATCATTTTCTTATGCATCAGCTTGCATTTTAACATGTAGTATTCTCAAGAGATCAAGCGGCGGTAGATTCCAATCCGCAGAGTTTTCTTGTTTTCAATTTTCTGTCTTTTCGTCACTTTTCTCTATTGAATCTTCTTTTACGGCCTCCGCAATCGGTCGCATCTAAAGCTAtatagttctttatatttttttcaagAATTTATGGTGGCAAAATCAAACTTTCAATCCTAAAAAAAAATATTTCGGTCATCCTAGATCCGCCCTCAATATGGCTATATATGGCATGATAAATTACAAGGATAATATCATCAAAAACCCTTACTTTTCACAAAGATGACGATGATAAGCAGCCTGATAAGATTTGGTAGAAGGCAGCTTCACACAATCGTCTCTAAAGAAATCATCAAACCCTCTTCTCCGACCCCATCTCACCTCAAAACTTACAATCTTTCGTTGCTTGATCAGATGTCTGTCAACACATTTATGCCGATGGTTACCTTCTACCCAAACACCGGCATTGATCGTACTTCTCATGATAAAACGATTGACTTGAAGAACTCATTATCTCAAACATTAACAAAGTATTACCCTTTTGCTGGTAGGCATGCAAAAGTTGCACCAGCATGTGTTGATTGCAACGATGAAGGAGCTGAGTTTCTTGAAGCATCTGTCGATAGAACACTATCGGATTTCCTTCAGAACTCGCAGCATGAAGATCTTGACCAGTTCTTTCCACATGGTCTAGTAAATGACAAGTCAAACCGTGGAGATGATGATGATCTTGAAAGTGACAAAGTGACACCACTAGCAGTTCAGGTCAACCATTTTGAATGTGGAGGAGTAGCAGTGGCAGTGTCGTTGTCCCATAAAATAGCAGACGCATGCAGTTTGGCCACTTTAATAAATGATTGGGCTAAAATGACAAGGTTTTGCTCCGGAGTGGAGAAACATGAATCTCCCATAATCGACCCTCTGTTTATATCGCTTGAATACATGAACATAAATTATGAAGGATTGTCCCTTGAAAGATCGAACGACTGTGTCACTAAGAGTTTCATGTTTCCAAATTCAAAGATAaacgacctgaaactcaaggtgAAAACCATGACTGCAGAATCTGGAAATCCCATCACGAACCCTACCCGTGTTGAAGTTTTGAATTGGCTACTTTATAAGTGTGCTGTGAAAGCAGCTATGAAAAATAATACTTCAGGCTCTTTCAAACCGACTGGTGTTAGTCATTTAACGAACATAAGAAGTAAAATGATGGAGCCATTGCCTGAAAACAGCATGGGAAATCTCTTCATGATAGGTGATATTGTAACAAATAACGAAAGTGAAATGAAGCCAGAGACATTCATCGGTGAGTTCAAGATGAAAAAGATGGAATTCCAAAGTCTACCGAATATTGCAACCACCTTTGGTCTGATTTCGCAAATGTGTTCGAAACCTGCTCTAGAAGAGCACCAAAGAAAACTTAGTGTCAGCTATATTTGTACAAGCTTGTGTAGGTATCCTGCATATGAGATTGATTTTGGGTGGGGAAAGCCAATAAAAGTAGCCATTGCCGGAGATCTAAGGAAGAATAGCTTTATTCTGATGGATTCTCCAAACGGAGATGGTATTGAAGCATTCGTGTGTTTGGGAAAGCAAGACATGGAGATTATTCAAAGTGACCCTGAGCTTCTTGCCTTTCTCTAGTTTCTCTAGCTTTTAAGCCATATTTCCCAATGTAATAAAACCCTTTCATCCGTGTTGCCCTCCCTCCTTAAGGTCGAGGGCTTAAAGAAACATAATTAGATTTGTTGTTCAAAACAAAATAAGCCCCTTTCTAAATTTAAAGGCATTAACTCATTTGTGCGAATATTAAAAAAACAActaaaatttctttttctttttaaatatctTTCGGTTCGCAAGTACATTCGCAACAACTACAGGAAATAGACATCAAGCCCGTCATAAAGGGTTTGTCGGTCCTATTAATATACTTCAATAAGGTACATTGTCCTATGAATGAAAAACCAACCAAAATTGAAACATCATCTTAGGCTCACTTCACTAAGCCTTCATTAAAAACTCCTTACCACTCCTCTTGGCTCGCTAAGGACATGTGCTATAATTATCTCGCTATTTCCTTGACGAGAGGAAAGAGAAAACAAGTGGTTCTATTAGATTAATTCTACTTTAAATGTTTGTAACTTTATCTTTAACAACTTGtccattttttataatttattttatttaaatagtcaaataaaaatttatttgatttttaaaaaaaaaatgtttacctTTTAACCACATCACCACTCCATATCATCATATTATGCTTACATTTCTATAAAAACATTATGTGACAATATTTTAACACATGCTCTGATAGAGAACGGGTCAAATATTAACATAGGGCAAACATGGAGGGACCTGGTTGTAATGTTTATTACTTTATGTTTTACACGTCACTCTAGAATCATCGTTTGTTAGGTTAAATAACATGAGTCATAGCAGTAGTGGGATTCATTCGgtattttgcatttttattttGAGGCTTCGGCATTAGCTTGGGCAGGAGGTCATCTCTTTGAGATCCTCTCTGATTTAGGTCAGGAAGAACAATCATTTGATTAACTTCGCTGAATTGTTATTCTATTATTTCCCCGTGAAGTTCATAGTAATCAAGCATTCAATTTCTGTTCTTCATTTTATGGTGTAATTcctagagttagggctttttagcccctttagaggatggttttattgagtaattggtcccttctcgtgttggtgctgtagatctagacccaaagaggtccacagacccttttcccttgagctttatgagtgttaatggggggggggggggggggttatgagctttggatgtcattttagtggtcatatcttcaaataaggcctttaagcctttgcatgagcaccacgATGTTagctttacatgattatcatgcttggggaggccagatctatgattgtatgggacggatctgacctcagaagttgttttgagagtgtgcatggtatgaactcgccgagtcccaagaacatactcggcgagtagtatgaaggttgcccattAATCTTTCAGTGAGTGgactgccgagttgggggatgattcagtgagtcagaaggggatttGAGGACTGTAGTTCAAggttgtactcgccgagttgttcttgaaactcggcgagttgagtcggggtggccccgcgattcatgcctgatgtgactcgtcgagtttagggagggactcgacgtgcaAACAGGACAAAGAGTTAGGAGTCATGTGTGTACTCGTTGAGTCAccagagtgcactcggcgagttgggtcaaagtttgaccgttgacttatgttgacttttagggttttgttaACAATGGAGACCTTAAGTCaagaggggggtaaaatagtcttttacccttctgagggtgacaATAGAGGGTCGAGTCTAGCCTCGAGTGTTATATTTATGAGGATATTTACTTcgtgtgaataggcggaggctaggcaatactTCTACCGAGTCTGGGATTTACGAGAGTCtaaggcgagtcttctcactatactttaccttgagaaGGTAAtcggagttatgtgatacagtgttgtatgctatatatatgtGTAATGTGTTGCACTGcgttattctatgtgatttatactGTGCTTGTTACAGAGtgagaaccggaaggttcacagagatagaacctgagggttcacagagtttgggtgcacggacccacagagttatagcctcaagtggctaatatgtgttatatgtggtattttggggaactcactcagcttcgtgcttacagtgttatgtgttatgtgtttcaggtactagtgaggatcgcgggaaggcgccggcctgatcagtacacgcacgggatttttatgttatgagatcttgggattgatatatgttatgaattgagttttaaacaatgatgtttttatgagtaatgaatgaattatgttttataaaattcgaaaaattgttttgaaatttacggtgttacaagttggtatcagagccttggtttgagggattcgagtacaccttcgggcgtatttgaactcaaactgaggatttgagaaatattttcaaaagagaaccaagttttctaaaaagagtaaaagatttttggataacgcagagcagagtcgtgtgtacgatcagtcagcgcccgaacgatgatttcccaaaataccctcactactagaaaaacagtcttttacgatgctcattgcgcATCAAAGAAGGCCATGTCATAAGCAGAGACGACgcacttttgcgcgtcgtctatagacgatgcgcatttacgacgctcatttacgatgtgcaattacgacg of the Lactuca sativa cultivar Salinas chromosome 6, Lsat_Salinas_v11, whole genome shotgun sequence genome contains:
- the LOC111886901 gene encoding acyltransferase Pun1, with amino-acid sequence MTMISSLIRFGRRQLHTIVSKEIIKPSSPTPSHLKTYNLSLLDQMSVNTFMPMVTFYPNTGIDRTSHDKTIDLKNSLSQTLTKYYPFAGRHAKVAPACVDCNDEGAEFLEASVDRTLSDFLQNSQHEDLDQFFPHGLVNDKSNRGDDDDLESDKVTPLAVQVNHFECGGVAVAVSLSHKIADACSLATLINDWAKMTRFCSGVEKHESPIIDPLFISLEYMNINYEGLSLERSNDCVTKSFMFPNSKINDLKLKVKTMTAESGNPITNPTRVEVLNWLLYKCAVKAAMKNNTSGSFKPTGVSHLTNIRSKMMEPLPENSMGNLFMIGDIVTNNESEMKPETFIGEFKMKKMEFQSLPNIATTFGLISQMCSKPALEEHQRKLSVSYICTSLCRYPAYEIDFGWGKPIKVAIAGDLRKNSFILMDSPNGDGIEAFVCLGKQDMEIIQSDPELLAFL